In one window of Clarias gariepinus isolate MV-2021 ecotype Netherlands chromosome 10, CGAR_prim_01v2, whole genome shotgun sequence DNA:
- the LOC128531813 gene encoding transmembrane emp24 domain-containing protein 6-like: protein MRFILCTVVLLIFNISGQLGESVSDPGDGGYEFFHAADHYDFALLLSGMESQCYWHFAHQDRRFYLTYMVQWVSGMTANRHVAVSVFSPKGILLSYTDNTMGQINFQVKEAGFYKMCFANYHNHFGDMRVFLNFGVFSEEEAETERENEMDEEVFNSTLFNIKDISNKLRLRTQHMWRFYNVARMRRGADYFLLQAKSYYVNAWSVLQSFVIIMAGYLQLFFLKKFFKTDENRRCC from the exons ATGCGCTTCATACTTTGCACTGTAGTCCTTCTTATCTTTAATATTTCGGGACAGTTGGGCGAAAGTGTCTCAGATCCAGGAGACGGAGGTTATGAGTTCTTTCATGCAGCAGATCACTATGACTTTGCTCTTCTGCTGTCTGGTATGGAGTCACAGTGTTACTGGCACTTTGCTCATCAGGACAGGCGCTTTTACCTGACTTACATG GTTCAGTGGGTGTCTGGGATGACTGCAAACAGACATGTGGCAGTTTCTGTTTTCTCTCCTAAGGGCATTCTCCTTTCCTACACTGATAACACTATGGGCCAGATAAACTTTCAAGTAAAGGAAGCAG GTTTTTACAAGATGTGTTTTGCCAACTATCACAACCATTTCGGTGATATGCGAGTCTTCCTGAACTTCGGGGTGTTCTCCGAAGAGGAGGCTGAGACTGAGAGGGAAAATGAAATGGATGAAGAGGTTTTCAACAGCACGCTTTTTAATATTAAG GACATTTCAAATAAGCTACGCCTTCGAACCCAGCACATGTGGCGCTTCTATAACGTAGCACGGATGCGCAGAGGGGCTGATTACTTCCTGCTTCAGGCCAAGTCCTACTACGTGAATGCCTGGTCTGTCCTCCAGAGCTTCGTCATCATCATGGCTGGATATCTGCAGCTCTTCTTCCTCAAGAAGTTCTTCAAGACGGATGAAAACCGACGTTGTTGCTGA